Below is a genomic region from Takifugu flavidus isolate HTHZ2018 unplaced genomic scaffold, ASM371156v2 ctg386, whole genome shotgun sequence.
TGACAGAAGTTGTCAGATGTTTTTTTGATAAATGTGGTGCTTTCATGTTCACGTGCTGTATCTTGTGTGCTGCTTAGCTCCCAAAGCTGCTGTACATGGAGCCTAACAAAGGTTATCATGCTGGAGGAACTAAGGTGACCATCACTGGGGAGCACTTGGATATTGGCTCTCAGGTCAGGGTCATGGTCAACAGCACACACGAGTGTGTCATTACAGAGTGAGTACAGCTTGTATTATTTCTGTATTACTATTATTTGAAGTTTTCCAACTTTCAAGGGTTGCGTAAGTCATGTTTAGGTCAGCAATTATGCTTGAATATTAGCAATAGCGTTGGTAAAGAGTGCTCCTCTCTCAAAATCTGAAGTTGCGTCTTGTTCCCGATTTCACAGGAAAACAGATAATGTCATTGAATGCACCATGCCGGCAGTCACGCAAGCCCATGTctcctctgtgagtgtgtgtgtggagtttgAAAACCTCCCCTGCCAAAGAGATGATCTTAGCACCACCTACACCTACAAGAAGAACCCCACCATCTTCTTCATCGAACCCACCAAGAGCTACCTCAGGTAGGAGCGTACCACAAGCATTGAAACAGAACCAGGGACATAACGGAAGACTGTGTCTTTCATGCATTAGTGACATAACCCGTCAGAGTAATGTCCTCCTGATGTGCAGCATTTCCTCACTATTGTCTTTACAATAGCGCGGCATGTGTGCGGCAGAGTGCTGGTGGTTGTCTTTGATGACATATGCGAGGGttcttcctctgttgttttGGTGCAGGGCCCCACAGTATTTGCAGAGTGAATTTGACATTCTTTTGTCATGACCTGGGGTTGAttctccgtgtgtttgtgtgggtttgtCTCAGTGGTGGCCGGACCATCACCGTGACGGGGCAGGGATTCGATCTGGTGCAGAGCGCCGTCATGCAGGTGGAGGGAATCGGACAAACGGTGAGTAACCGGCTGTGCGGTTCTCACTAACCCTCTGATAAATTTgcattaaataaagaaaaaagtgcaaaaaaataactggttagcttagcttcacATTAAACATACAGGTAATCCTGTCAGGAATTTCTTTCAAATCATACCTGCAATAACACTTCAAGTCCACTAACAATAGGTGAAAAACACACTTCCAAATAGCTCGTGCGCTTCTTCTTTGTGGGAAATTGTGTCTGCTTCACAAATCTATGAGTGAATAAGCTGAACAATAGAATGTTCCAGATggtgacagaggaggtgggtttGTGCTGCAGCCGTGGGACACACTGGGAACGGACTCACCCTATTCATCCACGCTCACATGCTAGATGAGTTCATGCTCTGGAAATACATCATATCCAAGGGGATGTTCCTTGAAACGAAATACTCTGAAATGTGATTTGATTAATAGAATGTTTTGCAGGTTTGATCAATagctgtattgatttttttccttcaggtcaTCATAAAAGAGAACGAGATGGTATTTAGAGAAAGACGCAGCCTTTGACAGTATAGTTCGTACATCATCTGACTTTTGGATGGAATGGTAAAACGTGTCTGAAAATGTCTTCCTTTATGTCCTTGTCCTCAGATGTGCAGCGTGATCTCCAACTCCACCATCCATTGTCCGTCCCACTCTTCCAGCGAGTCCCAGCAGACCTCGGTGCGGTTCTTCCTGAACGGGGTCCTCTACACAGACGAGAGCTCCTCGTCTTCGgacagcgaggaagaggaagatgaagaaggagaagatggcGACCCTAATAAGGATCACTTCCTGCTGGAATATGTGGAGGACCCTCAGTTTTTCACTGCCAACAAGGAGAAGCTGATTAAACATCACCCTGGAGAGCCACTGACTCTCATTATCAACGTAAGTGATGCGACTTCCGCAGGAATGAGCTGTTTTTAGAcactttaaatgtttattatgATGATCTATTATCATATTTTTGtaagatttcaaaataaaatgcatatttatatGCTTGCATTTGAAAATTTCAAAAGCCTCAACAGCAACCACCCACCAAAACATGATGCAAATCAATCTGTCCCTCACGTGCAGCTGAATGTTTTCCCACTGCCGAGCCTATTTCGAGGAGGAAGGaaggcttttattttaatagagacaaaaaaaagggaaaaaacaagtgCAGTGGAGAAACACAATGCTCACAATTAATTTTAATTCATGGTTTCGGTGAGGCCATAAAAGGAATGTGGTGAAATTTCATcacagtttctttcttttttgattgTCTTTTAGAGGGTCAAGAAATCCAAATACgtttcaaaatgtcaaaaaaaggacaataattgtttttttctgtttttcattatgttgttttttttcttctcccctctgCTCCTAACGTTGTGGGATTAAAGGATGAGCGTTCTTTTCGTTGCTTTATTCACACTCACATTAACCAGAGGCACATAAAATACATCAAAGGCCCATTGCAATGTGTTGATgaagagtgtgtatgtgtgtgtgtgtgtgctctgatGTGAGCACCTGTCTTCACGGATTCGTCACCTTTCAGGGCGGCTGGCTGTGGCGCTGTATGACATCATAGGGAGGTTTGGACatgatgtgtttgtggctcCGAGGCCCCACTGTGGGCTGCTTCTTCCTGTTGTCTTTAGGGAGGTGCTTCCCACTTATGGAGGAACCTAAAGTATTTTgcagagagacagcagagagaaTGCGACTGTTTGTTTTATGGCGAGCGTCTCACTCAGCCAGATCCTATATTAAGCTTGAGCTGGAATGTGGGTgggttttgtttgctttctaTCATGTTTTGCCCTTAAGAATCCTTTGTTTTTCCACCGACGGTTTAAAAGGATGACGATTTTTGAGTTAAATTTACAATACGCTGCAACGGATTTATGTTATTTGTGTGACGATATTGCGAGTGCGCAtacattttttggggggtgtgtgttcctgtgcatgcgtgtgttaGGAAGCCTTTGTTGACAGAGGCCCAGGGGGTggcatcctgcagcagagacagGACAGGGCCTTAAGGGTATAATCAAAACAAGGAAGCACACTGggataaacacaacaaaaacatttccccAAGTGTTGCTGTTAAATTAAAGGGAAATTTGCAATTTCATTTGAATTCTGCTGCATTTCAATAGAGTTATCCTTTATTCTTGTATAATACTAACGGCGTTGTACAGTCCTGGAATCATATTCCTATTAATAAAGGAAACATTGAAAAAAGGGATTGTTGCCttataaatgcagcagaaacagaccaAATTTATGGACAAGGGGAAAACATTGTGAATGTTAAAGCTATTTCTGGAAGGACCTCATGTGTCTTCTCAACTTTTGTGCATTTTCGTACAGGTTTGCCATATGTTGTCTCTAAAATATGGATCTCAGTAAAGTCCCCAGATGCCACTTATAAACTTCTGCATGTTCACTGAATTTCAACATTAAATTGAAAAGCCACATGTCCTGTGTTCAGTCTCTTGTATTAGCTTCAAACCCACTGCCAAGTTTCCCACGATGCAACCTGATAGCCCCTTCCATCAAATCCTCCCTGCCTGCGTCTCCACACAGGGAACGTATTTCATAACGCCGTGTACAGAGACCAAAACCCTCGTGCAGCAGTTTGTTCTGTTTCGGTGTGAAATTAATTTCACTTGTAAAAGCACTGGATGTTTCGGTTAAACGGGGGCTGTGCAGCTCCTGTAAAAGGGCCCTGAGAATGTTATTTTGGGCGCGCTGTCAGCTGGTTTGTTTGTAGGAACTTCTCTGGCCATGATAGCAGCAGgaatgtttgctgctttaagCCGAAGTTGAGCCCAGTGTGGATGGGTTTTCTGCTGGCTTCCTCTGAGTGACAGCTGGGTGATGGGGCCGCTGTTGGCTTTccaggcttgtgtgtgtgtgtgtgtgtctgcaattGTGCCTGCATGTCACTTTAAAGCTGCTCTGGTCTTTATAAATGTTATCTGCGCCTGTTCAAACTGCACCCCTCTGGTCTgatggctgttgtttttttttacttcctgGCACAGAAAGGGCCGAGCGATCTGGACCTGGTACCAGAAGAATACTCGGTGATGATTGGCTCGTATCCCTGTAACATCAGCTTTCATAATGACCAGCTGTTCCACTGCACTATCAATGGACTGCTGGGCTCCAGCGAGAGAGAGCTGCCAGTCACCGTAAGTATTCATGTCAcagccacaaaaaaaaaccctttcatCCTTGTGCAGAAAATATCTCTGGCTGCACCCAGGTAATTTAAGGTATGACACTCCATTCGAGCTGAGCATTTACTCAGAACCCAGACCATCTGCGATGTTCACAGAGAGGGGTTTTATctgcagcggtgtgtgtgtgtgtgggtctttcCATGCATTATGAATGCTTTGTAGTCTGAGGCCGACACCGTGAATCAGCAGTCAGTGGGGGCGGTGCCACAATGTCATGCTGGAACAGTTTAAATGTTCACTACACCGGCCAAAAGAACCACCCCCCACACGGGTTTTCTGTTAGACATCACATATATCTGCTAGTAAGTCATTATCGCTGAGGAGATAAATTCAATGTAATCTCCATTAGTGGTATATCAGACTATTAACAGCCTTTGATTTCCATAAATCATTCAAAATAATCCATCCACTCTAACTTTTCTGCTCATTTATCACTTTCACATCAATGCTGTAGAATGAAAAACTGTTATGGCCAGTAAAATAAGAATGTTGCCAGCATTAGAAGCAGCTATTATTCTTTGAAGCATTATTGGAGCGAGACCATTTGAAGCGATCGCTGCGttgtcatttccttttagcttcctttttttgttaaatGCATGTCAGATCCATTACTT
It encodes:
- the LOC130520452 gene encoding plexin-D1-like; protein product: MEPNKGYHAGGTKVTITGEHLDIGSQVRVMVNSTHECVITEKTDNVIECTMPAVTQAHVSSVSVCVEFENLPCQRDDLSTTYTYKKNPTIFFIEPTKSYLSGGRTITVTGQGFDLVQSAVMQVEGIGQTMCSVISNSTIHCPSHSSSESQQTSVRFFLNGVLYTDESSSSSDSEEEEDEEGEDGDPNKDHFLLEYVEDPQFFTANKEKLIKHHPGEPLTLIINKGPSDLDLVPEEYSVMIGSYPCNISFHNDQLFHCTINGLLGSSERELPVTVSIHVTATKKNPFILVQKISLAAPR